One sulfur-oxidizing endosymbiont of Gigantopelta aegis genomic region harbors:
- the dsbD gene encoding protein-disulfide reductase DsbD, whose amino-acid sequence MIIKTLLTRFILFLCLSFIATSSFAEEEFLPPEEAFAIQPAKVETSASGNKVVISWKIADGYYVYRDKVSFDAKGSELNLGEMALSPSKTKSDPYFGEIQVYAKKLIAKIPYTTEAEKNALLHLNAKSQGCADGGICYPPLKQDVSFSHPGSSVASTPMNTLASSGSSTFNSSNQSLSALAALGNEADMQDEFLEVEDAFKFSLSVGKNNQLEAIWTIADKHYLYKDKFKFELIKGNGFSIQDPIMPPGKAKHDEYLGDYEAYYHNLLLNIPVSGKGDTSKPLAVKVTYQGCAESGICYPKVTKNVELDVSNISASTVATAATIATAQSDTKQIGSTVDFSASNTAMNAGEMQSEQDFMAGILSNESTLLALLTFFVIGLGLAFTPCVFPMIPILSGIIAGQGKDAKTSAFTMSVVYVLSMAVVYTLLGVVAGLSGNNIQAIFQNPWVLGSFSLIFVLLSLSMFGFYNLQLPSALQSKISEFSNKQQGGTLIGVAIMGVLSALIVGPCMAPPLMGILLFISQTGDPLLGGAALFAMSLGMGVPLVIIGTSAGKLMPRAGVWMDTVKAVFGVGLLAVAIWMLERILPEVITMWLWAILIFTSGVYMGALTPIAENSTGWSRLWKALGLIFMLYASLIIIGASSGNTDYMQPLKGNMMQTSASGTVTAQHVAFERIKSLDDLNRRLADAKKQNRPVMLDFYADWCTYCKTMENTTFRSPKVISALDNFIILQADVTDMDDIDTALMKTLQVPAPPAMLFYSPKTGELKNFRVVGYKNGDDFAAHVKKFSGTL is encoded by the coding sequence ATGATAATAAAAACTCTACTCACTCGATTTATTTTATTCTTATGCTTGTCATTTATAGCAACAAGCAGTTTTGCTGAAGAAGAATTTTTACCCCCTGAAGAAGCTTTTGCCATACAACCTGCCAAGGTGGAAACGTCTGCAAGCGGCAATAAAGTCGTCATTTCCTGGAAAATTGCTGATGGCTATTATGTCTATCGAGACAAAGTCTCCTTCGATGCCAAAGGCTCAGAACTTAATTTGGGTGAAATGGCCTTATCACCGAGTAAAACTAAAAGTGATCCCTATTTCGGTGAGATTCAGGTTTATGCTAAAAAACTCATTGCAAAAATCCCCTATACCACAGAAGCAGAAAAAAATGCCTTATTGCATTTAAACGCCAAATCTCAAGGCTGTGCAGATGGCGGTATCTGTTACCCGCCACTCAAACAAGATGTATCTTTTAGCCATCCGGGAAGCTCTGTAGCCAGTACGCCGATGAATACTCTCGCATCCTCAGGCAGCTCAACATTCAATAGCAGCAATCAATCACTGTCTGCTTTAGCCGCCTTGGGTAATGAAGCGGACATGCAGGATGAATTTTTAGAAGTGGAAGATGCGTTTAAATTCTCCCTTTCGGTCGGCAAAAACAATCAACTTGAAGCCATCTGGACGATTGCTGATAAGCATTATCTGTATAAGGACAAGTTCAAATTTGAACTCATTAAGGGCAATGGTTTTTCTATCCAAGATCCAATTATGCCTCCCGGAAAAGCCAAGCACGATGAATACTTAGGTGATTATGAAGCCTATTATCATAATCTATTGCTCAATATCCCCGTCTCAGGCAAGGGCGATACCAGCAAGCCACTGGCCGTTAAAGTCACTTATCAGGGCTGTGCTGAATCCGGTATCTGTTATCCCAAGGTGACTAAAAACGTCGAATTAGATGTTTCTAATATCTCCGCAAGTACCGTTGCAACAGCAGCAACCATAGCAACAGCTCAGTCCGACACCAAGCAAATTGGTTCCACGGTTGATTTTTCAGCTAGCAATACAGCAATGAATGCTGGCGAGATGCAGTCTGAACAAGATTTTATGGCCGGCATACTCAGCAATGAAAGCACCCTATTAGCTTTATTAACCTTCTTTGTTATTGGTCTTGGCCTCGCATTTACCCCCTGTGTTTTTCCTATGATCCCCATTCTATCCGGCATTATTGCGGGTCAGGGGAAGGATGCTAAGACCAGTGCTTTCACCATGTCGGTTGTTTATGTACTGTCAATGGCCGTTGTTTATACGCTACTGGGTGTCGTGGCAGGATTATCCGGCAACAATATTCAGGCGATATTCCAAAATCCGTGGGTATTGGGTAGTTTCTCATTGATCTTTGTCTTATTGTCACTGTCCATGTTTGGCTTTTATAACCTGCAACTGCCTTCTGCATTACAATCAAAAATTTCTGAATTCAGCAATAAGCAGCAAGGTGGAACCTTAATTGGCGTTGCCATAATGGGTGTCTTATCAGCGCTGATTGTTGGTCCTTGTATGGCACCACCATTGATGGGAATCTTATTGTTTATTAGCCAAACAGGCGACCCACTATTAGGCGGTGCAGCTTTATTCGCCATGAGCTTAGGCATGGGCGTTCCTTTAGTCATCATTGGAACTTCTGCTGGCAAGTTAATGCCTAGAGCCGGAGTCTGGATGGATACGGTGAAAGCTGTCTTCGGTGTAGGATTGCTAGCCGTTGCCATCTGGATGCTGGAACGCATCCTGCCTGAGGTCATTACCATGTGGCTATGGGCGATATTAATCTTTACTTCGGGTGTCTACATGGGCGCACTAACGCCTATCGCCGAAAACAGCACGGGCTGGTCTCGACTCTGGAAAGCCCTAGGTCTGATTTTCATGCTGTATGCCAGTTTGATCATCATCGGCGCATCATCTGGAAATACTGACTATATGCAGCCTCTCAAAGGTAACATGATGCAAACCAGTGCCAGTGGTACGGTCACTGCTCAGCATGTTGCCTTTGAACGCATTAAGTCGCTTGATGATTTAAATCGTCGCCTGGCTGATGCCAAGAAACAAAACCGCCCGGTAATGTTAGATTTTTATGCTGACTGGTGTACTTATTGTAAAACCATGGAAAACACCACCTTCAGATCCCCTAAAGTTATCTCTGCCTTGGATAATTTTATTATCTTACAGGCTGATGTGACCGATATGGATGATATTGACACTGCGCTAATGAAAACACTACAAGTACCCGCACCACCTGCAATGTTATTCTACTCACCTAAAACCGGTGAGCTGAAAAACTTCCGCGTTGTTGGTTATAAAAATGGTGATGACTTTGCTGCACATGTGAAAAAGTTTTCTGGCACACTTTAG
- a CDS encoding TlpA family protein disulfide reductase, which yields MTSNSKKIAIILTIMITALLWIFWLPGNLRQEQSEIIQKSHSLKFQDFSLPDLKGQSQSFAQWQGKVVLLNFWATWCPPCRYEMPDFVEVYDQYKDQNFVIIGVGTDDPAKIAKFVEQLNVSYPILVGGREAMQISYQYGNHSGALPYSIIFDQQGNIRYRAGGMMTKKQLLAQIKPLL from the coding sequence ATGACTTCTAATAGTAAAAAAATTGCCATTATTCTCACCATTATGATCACTGCTCTATTGTGGATCTTTTGGCTTCCCGGCAATCTTCGCCAGGAACAAAGTGAAATCATCCAGAAGTCACACAGTCTAAAGTTTCAAGACTTCAGCTTGCCTGATCTCAAGGGGCAATCACAGTCTTTTGCACAATGGCAGGGAAAAGTCGTACTGCTCAACTTCTGGGCAACTTGGTGTCCACCCTGTCGTTATGAGATGCCTGATTTTGTTGAGGTTTATGATCAATATAAAGACCAGAATTTTGTCATCATCGGAGTGGGTACTGATGATCCGGCAAAAATTGCGAAATTTGTCGAACAACTCAATGTCAGCTACCCCATCCTTGTTGGGGGCCGAGAGGCGATGCAGATATCCTATCAATACGGTAACCATAGTGGTGCTTTACCCTATAGTATTATTTTTGACCAACAGGGCAACATTCGTTATCGTGCCGGTGGGATGATGACAAAAAAACAATTATTAGCACAAATCAAACCCCTTCTGTGA